Below is a window of Paraburkholderia kururiensis DNA.
GTTGCAGAACCTGCCGGTGGTCTTCGCGATCGACCGTGCGGGCCTCGTCGGCGCAGACGGCGCCACTCACGCGGGCGCGTACGACCTCGCGTTCCTGCGCTGCATCCCGAACATGACGGTGATGGCGGCGTCCGACGAAAACGAGTGCCGCCAGATGCTGTACACGGCGCTTCAGCAGTCGAACCCGACGGCCGTGCGCTACCCGCGCGGCGCCGGCACAGGCGTGGCCACCGTCAAGCAGATGACGACCATTCCGCTCGGCAAGGGCGAGATTCGTCGCGAGACGTCGCAGCCGTCCGGCAAGCGCGTTGCCATCCTCGCGTTCGGCACGATGGTGGCGCCTTCGCTGGCTGCCGCGGAAGAACTGGACGCCACTGTGGCTAACATGCGCTTCGTGAAGCCGGTCGACGCCGAGCTGGTGCGCCGCCTCGCCGAGACGCACGATGCCATCGTGACCGTGGAAGAAGGCTGCGTGATGGGCGGCGCAGGTTCGGCTTGCGTCGAAGCCCTGCTGGAGAGTGGGGTTATCAAGCCCGTACTACAATTGGGCCTCCCCGACCGCTTCATCGACCACGGCGACCCGGCCAGGCTGCTGGCCGGCTGTGGGCTGGATGCCGCAGGCATCGCGAAGTCGATTTGCGAACGATTCCTCGATCACGCGAGCGGCGCTGCCGGCAAGTCGGTCAAGCGCGTAGCGTGAGATCGGAGCGGTCGTCGAGGGTATAGCGACTCCCGTTTCAACCGACAGGTCACGAGACCTGTCTGGCAAAACGCCGGCGTGCTGCCGGCGTTTGCCTTTGCGCGCCCGGATTTGCGCGCCATTGAGGACAACAAGATGAACCAGATGAACCCCGCCTTCGTGATGCCCGACGTGCAGAGCACGGTGGACACACGGCAGATTCCGATCCAGCGGGTGGGCGTGAAGGCGGTGCGCCATCCGTTGACGGTGCGCACGGGCAGCGGCGAAGCGCAGCCGACCGTCGGCGTGTGGAATCTCGACGTTCATCTGCCGGCGCATCAGAAGGGCACGCACATGTCGCGGTTCGTCGCTTTGCTCGAAGAGAACCGTGAGCCGCTGGAGCCCGCCACGTTTCGCCGGATGCTGGCGGCGATGCTGCAGAAGCTGGAAGCGGACGCGGGACGTATCGAAGTGTCGTTCCCGTACTTCGTGAAGAAGGTGGCGCCTGTCTCGGGCGTGGAAAGCCTGCTCGACTACGAGGTGACGCTCACAGGCGATGCGCGCAACGGCGAGACGCGGCTTTTCCTGAAAGTGCTCGTGCCCGTGACGAGCTTGTGCCCGTGCTCCAAGAAGATCTCCGAATACGGCGCCCACAACCAGCGCTCGCATGTGACGATCAGCGCCGAATTGGCCGGCGACCTCGCGCCGGAAGAACTGATCGCCATCGCGGAAGAAGAAGCGTCGTGCGAACTGTGGGGGCTGCTCAAGCGCCCGGACGAGAAGTTCGTGACCGAACGCGCCTACGAGAATCCCAAGTTCGTCGAAGATCTCGTGCGCGATGTGGCGCAGCGCCTGAACGACGATGCGCGCGTGGTGGCGTACACGCTCGAAGCGGAGAACTTCGAGTCGATTCACAACCACAGCGCTTACGCGGTGATCGAGCACGACAAGCGTATTGCCTGAGGCTCCTCGCCTCAGATGTTCCACCGCTACTGCTGTGCGAGCGACGACAGATCCCAGCGCGGCTTCACGGTGAACGCATAGTCCCGCACCGCCTGGGCCGGCCAGCGCTGAAGCCGCAGCGCGCCGGCCAGCGCGATCATGGCGCCGTTGTCGGTGCACAGCGCCAGATCGGGGTAGTGCACCTGGAAACCGCGTTTCGTTGCCGCCGCCGACAGCGCTTCGCGCAACTGCCGGTTCGCCCCCACACCGCCTGCCACCACGAGCCGCTTGAGCCTGGTTCGCTTGAGAGCCGCCAGCGACTTCGCCGCCAGCACGTCCACCGCGGCATCGACAAAACCGCGTGCGATGTCGGCCTTCGCCTGTTCACAGACGTTTCCGCCCAGCCGTTTCACCTGCGTGAGCACGGCCGTCTTCAAACCGCTGAAGCTGAAGTCGAGATCGCCCGAATGCAGCATGGGGCGCGGCAGGTCGATGGCGCCCGGCGTGCCGAACTCGGCGAGCCGCGAGACTTCGGGGCCGCCCGGGTAGCCGAGGCCCAGCAGCTTCGCGGTCTTGTCGAACGCTTCGCCGGCGGCGTCGTCGAGCGTTTCGCCGAGGGTCTCGTAGACGCCGACGTCGGTTACTCGCATGAGCTGGGTATGACCGCCCGACACGAGCAGCGCGACGAACGGGAACGGCGGCGGCGCATCGACGAGCAGCGGCGAAAGCAGGTGCCCCTCGAGATGATGGATGCCGATGGTGGGCTTGTCCCACGCCATGGCAAGGGCGTTCGCGATGCTGGCGCCCACGAGCAGCGCACCGGCGAGGCCGGGGCCTTGCGTATAAGCGATGGCGTCGATGTCGCCTCGCGCGGCGCCTGAACGCTCCAGCACGTCTTCCAGCAGCGGCAGCGCGCGCCGGATATGGTCGCGCGACGCCAGTTCTGGCACCACGCCGCCGTACTCCCGGTGCATGGCGATCTGCGAATGCAGCGCGTGCGCGAGCAGGCCGCGCCCGGTGTCGTAGAGCGCAAGACCGGTTTCGTCGCAGGAGCTTTCGATGCCGAGAACGAGCATGATTCGATGCGGCGCGCGCGGCGGCCAGGCGATTGCCGGTTCCCGGCGGCGGTGCGGCGCGTAAGCAGAAGTTGGAGGCGAGCCCGAAAGTATAGCAGTGCCCAGGAACGGCCACGGGCCGCAGGTACAATGCGCGCCATGGAATCCTTCGATATTGCGGTGATCGGCGCGGGCGCGGCCGGCATGATGTGCGCCTCTGTGGCCGGGCAGCTGGGCCGGCGAGTGGTGCTGATCGACCACTCGCCCAACCTTGCCGAAAAGATCCGCATCTCGGGCGGCGGCCGCTGCAACTTCACGAATCTGTATGCGGGGCCCGGCAATTACCTGTCGGCCAATCCGAATTTTTGCCGCTCCGCGCTTGCGCGCTATACGCCGCGCGACTTCATGGCGCTCCTCAAGCGCCACGGCGTGACGTGGCACGAGAAGCACAAAGGGCAGCTTTTCTGCAACCAGTCGAGCGAGGCCGTGATCGACGTGCTGCGCGCCGAGTGCGACGCGGGCCGCATCGCGTGGCGTCGGCCTCTTGCGGTCGAGCACGTCGAGTACGCGCAGCCGGGCGGCTTCACGCTGGGCACGAAGTCGGGGCAAATTCGCGCACGCGCGCTCGTGATTGCGACCGGCGGGCTGTCGATTCCAAAGATCGGCGCAACCGATTTCGCCTATCGCCTCGCGAAGCAGTTCGGCCACAAGCTCGTGGATACGCGTCCCGCACTCGTGCCGCTGACGTTTGCCGCCGAGGACTGGGCGCCGTTTTCGGCACTCTCCGGCGTTTCGCTCGAGGTTCATATCGCTACCGGCGACCGCAAGAACGGGGGCGAGTTCGTCGAAGATCTGTTGCTCACCCACCGCGGGCTTTCCGGTCCCGGCGTGCTGCAGATTTCGAGCTACTGGCAGCCTCGCGAGCCCATCCACATCAATCTGCTGCCCGAACGGGATGCGGCGGCAGCGCTGATCGAGGCGAAAGGCACCACCAGGCGTCAGGTCGGCAATCTGCTCTCCGAATGGCTACCCAGCCGGCTGGCGCATGTCTGGCTACAAGCGCATCAGATCGCGCCCGAAGCGCGTCTTGCCGATCTTCCGGATCGCGCCTTACGCCGAATTGGTGAGGCGCTTTCGCGTTGGACGCTCACTCCGAGCGGCACCGAGGGCTATCGCAAGGCGGAGGTGACGCGCGGCGGCGTGGACACGCGCGAGCTGTCGTCGTCGACGCTCATGAGCGAGCGCGTGCCGGGGCTGTTCTTTGTCGGCGAGGCGGTCGACGTGACGGGATGGCTCGGCGGCTACAACTTTCAGTGGGCGTGGGCGTCGGGCGTGGCCGCCGGAAAAGCGGCGGCGGAATACGCAGAATCGGCTTGACGGCCAACTGTCTTTGTGCAAAACGCTCTGCTATACTTTCCGCTCTTTGCCCCTTTCCCGTTATTGGAAAATGACGACGATCCGCGTTAAAGAAAACGAGCCGTTTGAAGTAGCGATGCGCCGCTTCAAACGCACGATCGAGAAGAACGGCCTCCTGACCGAACTTCGTGCACGCGAGTTTTACGAAAAGCCGACGGCAGAGCGCAAGCGCAAGAAAGCCGCCGCAGTGAAGCGCCACTTCAAGCGCCTGCGCAGCCAGATGCTGCCGAAGAAGTTGTACTGATTCCGGCGCCGCTGCGTCGGCTCGGACCAGACGGTCGAGCAGCACGATGCGGCGGAAGGTGGCGGCGAAGTCCGCTACCGTGAAGCGATGCAGCAGGCAAGAAGCTGTACCGCAAGGCCATCCTGGTGAGGCCGCAACCAAAGAATCTGCGCCAACCCGCTTGGAAAAAGTTCCAAGCGGGTTTTTGCGTTAATGCGCCGTCGGCTGTTGTGCAGTGCGGGCGGCGCGGCAGGGCTTCGTCTTGCGTGGTTCGAGTCGGTGGCGAGCTTCCCGGGCGTTTTTGCAATCCAACGAATGCAGGTGAGTGATGAGTCTCAGGGACCAGATCAACGACGACATGAAGGCCGCCATGCGCGCGCGCGAAACCGAGCGGCTCGGCACGATCCGTCTGCTGCTCGCTGCGATCAAGCAGCGTGAGGTCGATGATCGCGTGACGCTCGATGACGCCGGCATCACGGCCGTCATCGACAAGATGATCAAGCAGCGCAAGGATTCGATCAGCCAGTTCGAGGCCGCCGGTCGTGCCGATCTGGTGAGCAAGGAGAGCGCGGAACTCGCGGTGCTCTCCGCCTACATGCCCGAGCAGCTCTCTGCTGAGCAAATCGCTGCCGAAGTTGCCGCCGCCGTCGCGCAGGTGGGCGCGGCGGGTCCGCAGGACATGGGCAAGGTAATGGGTGTGCTCAAGCCGAAGCTGGCGGGCCGGGCCGACATGACGGCCGTGTCCGCGCAGGTCAAGGCCGCGCTCTCGAAGTAAAACGCCGTCGCTGGCCGGCAGTGCACCGCGCAAGCGGGTAGCGTGAGCCCGGCCGCCATGCAGCTCCGTACTGTTCCGCACGTTTCTGGCCGCGCCATTCGATGATTCCGCATTCGTTCCTGCAGGATCTGCTGAACCGCGTCGATATCGTCGACGTGGTAGGGCGCTACGTGCAATTGAAGAAGGGCGGCGCGAACTTCATGGGGCTCTGCCCGTTTCACAACGAAAAGAGCCCTTCGTTCACCGTTAGTCCTACCAAGCAGTTCTATCACTGCTTCGGTTGCGGAGCGCACGGCACGGCAATCGGCTTTCTTATGGAGCATGCCGGGCTCACGTTCCCGGAGGCGGTGAACGAGCTGGCGCAGTCGGTGGGCCTGACCGTTCCGAACGAGCCGTCCCCGGGGCGTGGCGGCGGTTCGTATGGTTCGCAGGGCGGCGGCTACGACTATGGATCAGGCGCCTCCAAGGCAGTCACCACCGCGTTATCGGATGTCATGCAGGTGGCTTGCGACTTCTACCGCAAGCAACTGCGAGGTGCGCCCAACGCGATCCAGTACCTGAAAAAGCGCGGGCTGACAGGCGAGATCGCGGCACGATTCGGGCTCGGTTACGCCCCGGACGGCTGGCAGAATCTGGAGGCTGCGTTCCCCAACTATCGGGACGATGCGCTGGTGGAAGCGGGGCTCGTGATCGTCAGCGAGAAGCAGGACGCGCAGGGCCAGGCGCGCCGCTACGATCGCTTTCGGGAACGGATCATGTTCCCCATCCGCAACGTGAAGGGCCAAGTGATCGGCTTCGGTGGGCGCGTGCTGGAGGGAGGCGAACCGAAGTATTTGAATTCGCCCGAAACGCCGTTATTTAACAAGGGCAGCGAACTGTATGGGCTCTTCGAAGCCCGGCTCGCGATACGTGAACAACGCTATGTGCTCGTGGTCGAAGGCTACATGGACGTGGTGGCGCTGGCCCAGCTCGGATTCCAGAACGCCGTGGCGACGCTCGGCACGGCCTGCACGCCGATCCACGTGCAGAAACTGCTGCGCCAGACCGACACGGTAATTTTCAGTTTCGACGGTGACTCGGCGGGACGACGGGCGGCGCGACGCGCGCTGGACGCCTGCCTGCCGCATGCCGCGGACAACCGCACCATCCGGTTCCTGTTTCTGCCGCCGGAGCACGATCCGGACAGCTACGTCCGCGAATTCGGCACAGACGCGTTTGCCGAGCAGGTCGAGCGTGCCATGCCGCTGTCACAGTTTCTGTTGAACGAAGTGCTGGTGGGCAAGGAACTCGACCAGCCGGAAGGCCGGGCGCGCGCGCTCTTCGACGCCAAGCCGCTGTTGCAGGCGCTGCCGGCCAATGCCCTGCGCTCGCAGATCATGCACATGCTGGCCGATCGGCTGGACGTGCCGTTCGAAGAAGTGGCGGCGCTCTGCGAAGTGGATGCCCGGATTGCGGCCGCCGCGCGTACCGCGCCGCCGCGCAAGGACCGGCGTGCGGTAACGGGAATCGAGCAGCGCGCGCTGCGCAATCTCGTCATGCATCCGAGGATCGTGTTGGAACTGGATGAAGAGGCCGAACGGGCATTGCTCGCGCTGACGCGCAACGGCGAACTGTTCGAGGAGGTCGCCACACACGCGCGCGCACTGGGGGACGCGGCAGCATTCCAGCTGCTCTCCGACCTGCTGCGAAACGGCGCAAACGCGGCCACCTTCGAGGAAATCTTTCGCGAAATTCTGAACTATGATGAAAACGTTCGGGATTTGTTGCTGAAGGATCCCGAGGATTCCGCCGTGATCGAGGAACGGCGCGAGCAGGAGCGACTGGCCGCTGAGGAACTGAAGGCGGCGATTCTCAAGATGCGTTACGACGCGTGGTGCGAGCGCCTGGATGCGCTGTCGCGTCAGTCGAAGCACACACCCGAGGAACTGGCAGAGCTGATGGACTTGAACCAGAAGCGCGCCGAAATGAAGCGGCAGCTCGGGCTGTAACCGATCGGACGCCGCGCGGGAGGGGGTAGGTCCGCGTGCTATAATAAAAGGTTTCCAGCGGCTGTTTTTCCAGGCATCCAGTAATCCAGCAAGGGGCGGACTCGCAATGGCAAAGACTACGGGCGGAAAAAGAGCGACAGGCAAGGGCTCAGAGGAGCCGACCACGACGGTCAAACAGGCCAGATCCTCTCGTTCCGCAGCAAAAGCGTCTGACGCCGGCACCGCACCTGTTGCCAGAAAACGGGCCCCGGCGGCTTCGGCCGCGCGAGCTGCGCCAGCGCGTGCAGCCAAAGCTTCGACCCAGCCGGCCGCGAAGCGGTCCGGTGCAAGAAGCGCAAGGGAAGTGCC
It encodes the following:
- the folE2 gene encoding GTP cyclohydrolase FolE2, producing the protein MNQMNPAFVMPDVQSTVDTRQIPIQRVGVKAVRHPLTVRTGSGEAQPTVGVWNLDVHLPAHQKGTHMSRFVALLEENREPLEPATFRRMLAAMLQKLEADAGRIEVSFPYFVKKVAPVSGVESLLDYEVTLTGDARNGETRLFLKVLVPVTSLCPCSKKISEYGAHNQRSHVTISAELAGDLAPEELIAIAEEEASCELWGLLKRPDEKFVTERAYENPKFVEDLVRDVAQRLNDDARVVAYTLEAENFESIHNHSAYAVIEHDKRIA
- the tsaD gene encoding tRNA (adenosine(37)-N6)-threonylcarbamoyltransferase complex transferase subunit TsaD translates to MLVLGIESSCDETGLALYDTGRGLLAHALHSQIAMHREYGGVVPELASRDHIRRALPLLEDVLERSGAARGDIDAIAYTQGPGLAGALLVGASIANALAMAWDKPTIGIHHLEGHLLSPLLVDAPPPFPFVALLVSGGHTQLMRVTDVGVYETLGETLDDAAGEAFDKTAKLLGLGYPGGPEVSRLAEFGTPGAIDLPRPMLHSGDLDFSFSGLKTAVLTQVKRLGGNVCEQAKADIARGFVDAAVDVLAAKSLAALKRTRLKRLVVAGGVGANRQLREALSAAATKRGFQVHYPDLALCTDNGAMIALAGALRLQRWPAQAVRDYAFTVKPRWDLSSLAQQ
- a CDS encoding NAD(P)/FAD-dependent oxidoreductase — translated: MESFDIAVIGAGAAGMMCASVAGQLGRRVVLIDHSPNLAEKIRISGGGRCNFTNLYAGPGNYLSANPNFCRSALARYTPRDFMALLKRHGVTWHEKHKGQLFCNQSSEAVIDVLRAECDAGRIAWRRPLAVEHVEYAQPGGFTLGTKSGQIRARALVIATGGLSIPKIGATDFAYRLAKQFGHKLVDTRPALVPLTFAAEDWAPFSALSGVSLEVHIATGDRKNGGEFVEDLLLTHRGLSGPGVLQISSYWQPREPIHINLLPERDAAAALIEAKGTTRRQVGNLLSEWLPSRLAHVWLQAHQIAPEARLADLPDRALRRIGEALSRWTLTPSGTEGYRKAEVTRGGVDTRELSSSTLMSERVPGLFFVGEAVDVTGWLGGYNFQWAWASGVAAGKAAAEYAESA
- the rpsU gene encoding 30S ribosomal protein S21, translated to MTTIRVKENEPFEVAMRRFKRTIEKNGLLTELRAREFYEKPTAERKRKKAAAVKRHFKRLRSQMLPKKLY
- a CDS encoding GatB/YqeY domain-containing protein, which translates into the protein MSLRDQINDDMKAAMRARETERLGTIRLLLAAIKQREVDDRVTLDDAGITAVIDKMIKQRKDSISQFEAAGRADLVSKESAELAVLSAYMPEQLSAEQIAAEVAAAVAQVGAAGPQDMGKVMGVLKPKLAGRADMTAVSAQVKAALSK
- the dnaG gene encoding DNA primase, with protein sequence MIPHSFLQDLLNRVDIVDVVGRYVQLKKGGANFMGLCPFHNEKSPSFTVSPTKQFYHCFGCGAHGTAIGFLMEHAGLTFPEAVNELAQSVGLTVPNEPSPGRGGGSYGSQGGGYDYGSGASKAVTTALSDVMQVACDFYRKQLRGAPNAIQYLKKRGLTGEIAARFGLGYAPDGWQNLEAAFPNYRDDALVEAGLVIVSEKQDAQGQARRYDRFRERIMFPIRNVKGQVIGFGGRVLEGGEPKYLNSPETPLFNKGSELYGLFEARLAIREQRYVLVVEGYMDVVALAQLGFQNAVATLGTACTPIHVQKLLRQTDTVIFSFDGDSAGRRAARRALDACLPHAADNRTIRFLFLPPEHDPDSYVREFGTDAFAEQVERAMPLSQFLLNEVLVGKELDQPEGRARALFDAKPLLQALPANALRSQIMHMLADRLDVPFEEVAALCEVDARIAAAARTAPPRKDRRAVTGIEQRALRNLVMHPRIVLELDEEAERALLALTRNGELFEEVATHARALGDAAAFQLLSDLLRNGANAATFEEIFREILNYDENVRDLLLKDPEDSAVIEERREQERLAAEELKAAILKMRYDAWCERLDALSRQSKHTPEELAELMDLNQKRAEMKRQLGL